From a region of the Flavobacterium sediminilitoris genome:
- a CDS encoding PLP-dependent cysteine synthase family protein, protein MKEEINAYNNILELIGNTPLIKLNRVTENIEGNFYAKVEAFNPGHSTKDRIALYIINEAERRGILKPGDTIIETTSGNTGFSLAMVSIIKGYDCILAVSSKSSKDKIDMLRTMGAKVYVCPAHVSADDERSYYNVAKRLHEETKGSIYINQYFNDLNIDAHYKTTGPEIWEQTKGRITHLVACSGTGGTISGTARFLKEKNPNIKILGVDAFGSVLKKYHETKEFDDKEIYPYRIEGLGKNLIPTATDFDMIDKFMKVSDEDSAHTAREIARKEGLFVGYTSGAALQAIKQFGEEGEFAEDSVVVVIFPDHGSRYMSKVFSDDWMSEQGFFDSVNSEETQKVEIIK, encoded by the coding sequence ATGAAAGAAGAAATAAATGCCTACAACAATATTTTAGAATTAATTGGTAATACACCTCTAATTAAATTAAATAGAGTAACTGAAAATATAGAAGGTAATTTTTATGCTAAAGTAGAAGCTTTTAATCCGGGACATTCTACGAAAGATAGAATCGCATTATACATTATTAATGAGGCTGAGCGTAGGGGTATTCTGAAACCTGGAGATACAATTATTGAAACAACATCTGGAAATACTGGCTTTAGTCTAGCTATGGTGAGTATTATCAAAGGATATGACTGTATTTTAGCTGTTAGTTCAAAATCATCAAAGGATAAAATAGATATGTTACGCACAATGGGTGCAAAAGTATATGTTTGTCCTGCTCATGTTTCTGCTGATGATGAGCGATCTTATTACAATGTAGCAAAGCGTTTGCATGAAGAAACAAAAGGATCAATATATATAAATCAATATTTCAATGATTTAAATATTGATGCACATTATAAAACAACAGGGCCAGAAATTTGGGAGCAAACTAAAGGAAGAATTACTCACTTGGTTGCTTGTAGTGGAACTGGAGGAACAATTTCAGGAACAGCAAGATTTTTAAAAGAGAAAAACCCAAATATTAAAATATTAGGAGTTGATGCTTTTGGATCGGTTTTAAAGAAATATCACGAAACCAAAGAATTTGATGACAAAGAGATTTATCCATATAGAATTGAAGGTTTAGGGAAAAATTTAATTCCTACAGCTACAGATTTTGATATGATTGATAAATTTATGAAAGTATCAGATGAAGATAGTGCTCATACAGCAAGAGAAATAGCAAGAAAAGAAGGGTTGTTTGTAGGATATACATCTGGAGCAGCTTTGCAAGCAATAAAACAATTTGGAGAAGAAGGAGAATTTGCAGAAGATAGTGTAGTGGTAGTTATTTTTCCAGATCATGGTTCTCGATATATGAGTAAAGTATTTAGTGATGATTGGATGAGTGAACAAGGCTTTTTTGATAGCGTTAACAGTGAAGAAACGCAAAAAGTTGAAATTATAAAGTAA
- a CDS encoding TetR/AcrR family transcriptional regulator, which translates to MKKSDFTKDRIIKESSILFNTQGYKSTSLSEITEACGYTKGAIYRHFENKEALEIESLDYMSKLVMLTLNEKIKNRANVFEKLYAILDFYCSYTNNPIIKGGCPLLNTAIEVDETDSVLRLKAKYFLDTIKRAIEKILINGVKHNQLKPEINIEETVVVIIASLEGAIMMSKLNNNNMDIKLVTKHLKRHLEIYKI; encoded by the coding sequence GTGAAAAAATCAGATTTTACAAAAGATAGAATAATTAAAGAGTCTAGTATCTTGTTTAATACACAAGGATATAAAAGTACGTCCTTAAGTGAAATAACAGAAGCTTGTGGTTATACAAAAGGCGCAATTTATAGACATTTTGAAAACAAAGAAGCTTTAGAAATAGAATCTTTAGATTATATGTCAAAACTGGTGATGTTAACTCTGAATGAGAAAATAAAAAACAGAGCAAATGTTTTTGAGAAGTTATATGCTATTCTTGATTTTTATTGTTCTTATACTAATAACCCTATAATAAAAGGAGGTTGTCCTTTATTAAATACAGCTATTGAAGTTGATGAGACAGATTCTGTTTTAAGATTAAAGGCAAAATATTTTTTAGACACAATCAAAAGAGCAATTGAGAAAATTTTAATTAATGGAGTAAAACATAATCAATTAAAACCTGAAATAAATATTGAAGAAACAGTTGTAGTTATTATTGCAAGTTTGGAAGGAGCTATTATGATGAGTAAATTAAATAATAATAACATGGATATAAAATTAGTTACAAAACATTTAAAAAGACATTTAGAGATATATAAAATATAA
- a CDS encoding alpha/beta hydrolase, giving the protein MKKIIIKLTGVYFNILAYVKPSLLKQKGYELFCNPFSRKVLPHHLKFLETAEMFQFQFERKNVQAYKWGNGSKKVLLIHGWASNTFRWKKIIEKMKEDDFTIYAFDAPAHGLSEGKILNLLIYKNCLDAFLKEITTVDYAIAHSVGGFALQYALHDNKEIDIKKAVIMGAPGEASDFFVFYKNLLSLNAKSMKLIIEQFKHELGYYPSYFSAKEFSKDIEIPILLIHDKDDKDTDSKYTETLSEVIKNSRLLLTEGLGHNLKSKELDYEIINFIKEEVQVYY; this is encoded by the coding sequence ATGAAAAAAATAATAATAAAATTAACAGGGGTGTATTTTAATATATTGGCATACGTAAAACCATCATTATTAAAACAAAAAGGATATGAATTATTTTGTAATCCATTTAGTAGAAAAGTATTGCCTCATCATTTGAAGTTTCTTGAAACAGCAGAAATGTTTCAGTTTCAGTTTGAAAGAAAAAATGTGCAAGCTTATAAATGGGGAAATGGATCAAAAAAAGTTTTATTAATACATGGTTGGGCAAGTAATACTTTTAGATGGAAAAAGATAATTGAAAAAATGAAAGAAGACGATTTCACTATTTATGCTTTTGATGCTCCAGCACATGGACTATCGGAAGGGAAAATATTAAATCTTTTAATCTATAAAAATTGTTTGGATGCTTTTTTGAAAGAAATAACAACAGTTGATTATGCAATTGCACATTCAGTAGGAGGTTTTGCTCTTCAATACGCTTTACATGATAATAAAGAAATTGATATTAAAAAAGCAGTTATAATGGGAGCACCAGGAGAAGCAAGTGATTTTTTTGTTTTTTATAAAAATTTATTATCATTAAATGCTAAATCAATGAAATTGATTATTGAGCAATTTAAACATGAATTAGGATATTATCCTTCTTATTTTTCTGCAAAAGAATTTTCAAAAGATATTGAAATTCCAATTTTATTAATACATGATAAAGACGATAAGGATACTGATTCAAAATATACTGAAACCTTGTCTGAAGTTATTAAAAATAGCAGATTATTGTTAACAGAAGGATTAGGGCATAATTTAAAATCTAAAGAGCTAGATTATGAAATTATTAATTTTATAAAGGAAGAAGTTCAAGTTTATTATTAA